Below is a window of Cupriavidus sp. MP-37 DNA.
TGTATCGCGGAGTCGCCCGGGTGGGCTGGGCCGTCGACGTGTCGATCTACGGCTGAAGCGCCGCGCACCAGCCTGTCCCGCATCCCGCCATACAAGGAGTCCCCGTGGTCACTACCCCAGCGCCAGCGCGCGTTTCCGCATCCGGCCTGGTCCTGCCGCCCGAGCGCGTGGTCCAGGTCGACGGGCTTACCGTGCGCTTCGCCACCTCCGAGCGCACCGTCGAGGCCGTGCGTAACCTGTCCTTCCATGTCGACCGCGGCGAGACGCTCGCGGTGGTGGGCGAATCGGGCTCGGGCAAGTCGGTGACCTCGCTGGCGCTGATGCGGCTGGTCGAGCATGGCGGCGGCAGGATCGCAAGCGGCAGCATGCTGCTGCGCCGGCGCGGCGGCGAGGTGATTGACCTCGCGCGTACCGATAACGCCACGCTGCGCAGCGTGCGCGGCGCCGATGTGGCGATGATCTTCCAGGAGCCGATGACCTCGCTCAACCCGGTGTTCCCGGTGGGCGAGCAGATCGCCGAATCGATCCGCCTGCACCAGGGCAAGAGCCGCACGGCGGCGCGCGCCGAGGCGCTGCGCATGCTGGAGCTGGTGCGCATCCCCGAAGCGCGCCGCGTGCTCGAGCGCTATCCGCACCAGCTTTCCGGCGGCATGCGCCAGCGCGTGATGATCGCCATGGCGCTGTCGTGCAAGCCGGCGCTGCTGATAGCCGACGAGCCCACCACGGCGCTCGACGTGACCATCCAGGCCGAGATCCTGCAGCTGATCCGCGGCCTGCAGGCCGAGATGCAGATGGGCGTGGTCTTCATCACCCATGACATGGGCGTGGTCGCCGAAGTGGCCGACCGCGTGCTGGTGATGTACCGCGGCGAGAAGGTGGAAGAGGGCACGTCCGACGACGTGTTCCGCGCCCCGGCGCATCCGTACACGCGCGCGCTGCTGTCGGCGGTGCCGCGCCTGGGCGCCATGCGCGGCACCGACCTGCCGGCCAAGTTCCCGCTGCTGCGGCTGGACAGCGCCAGCCCCGAGGCTGCCGCGCCGCAGGATACGGTGGCGCCCGGCGTGGCGCCGATCCTGCGGGTGCAGGACCTGGTCACGCGCTTCGACGTC
It encodes the following:
- a CDS encoding dipeptide ABC transporter ATP-binding protein, with the translated sequence MVTTPAPARVSASGLVLPPERVVQVDGLTVRFATSERTVEAVRNLSFHVDRGETLAVVGESGSGKSVTSLALMRLVEHGGGRIASGSMLLRRRGGEVIDLARTDNATLRSVRGADVAMIFQEPMTSLNPVFPVGEQIAESIRLHQGKSRTAARAEALRMLELVRIPEARRVLERYPHQLSGGMRQRVMIAMALSCKPALLIADEPTTALDVTIQAEILQLIRGLQAEMQMGVVFITHDMGVVAEVADRVLVMYRGEKVEEGTSDDVFRAPAHPYTRALLSAVPRLGAMRGTDLPAKFPLLRLDSASPEAAAPQDTVAPGVAPILRVQDLVTRFDVPGGLFGRVTRRVHAVEQVSFDLYPGETLALVGESGCGKSTTGRSLLRLVESQSGTIEFNGQNISKMEGPALQTLRRNIQFIFQDPFASLDPRVSVGYSIMEPLLVHNVARGKDAEQRVAWLLDKVGLDPSHAARYPHEFSGGQRQRICIARALALNPKVVVADESVSALDVSIQAQIVNLMLDLQRELGIAFLFISHDMAVVERVSHRVAVMYLGQIVEIGPRRAIFENPQHPYTKKLMAAVPIAAPARRHLRREPLNDEIPSPIRAVGDEPVVQPLVPVAGSGALGHYVARHAVGGAY